A stretch of Cupriavidus necator DNA encodes these proteins:
- the cyoA gene encoding ubiquinol oxidase subunit II, giving the protein MKKPILPRWTRFLPCLGLLLLAGCNMTLLDPKGQVGVDIKNIILIATWLMLLVVLPVIVLTLVFAWKYRASNTSARYEPDWSHSTAIEVVVWLIPCLIIIALGIITWKSSHDLDPYKPLESSKKPVTVEVVALNWKWLFIYPELKIATVNQIAFPVDTPVNFKITSDSIMNSFFIPQLGSQVYAMAGMETKLHLIANEAGSYDGVSANYSGGGFSGMKFKAVAMSNYEFDQWVAKVRASSTELGVEGYKTLAQPSEKEPVTYYGKVEDKLFHNILHKYMDHSGTALAADGFKGGPICTSRNTLGEEQLSMTTPVKALGAQS; this is encoded by the coding sequence ATGAAGAAACCCATACTGCCGCGTTGGACGCGGTTCCTGCCTTGCCTTGGCCTGCTCCTGCTCGCCGGCTGCAACATGACGCTGCTCGACCCGAAAGGGCAGGTCGGCGTCGACATCAAGAACATCATCCTGATTGCAACCTGGCTCATGCTGCTGGTGGTGCTGCCGGTGATCGTGCTCACGCTGGTGTTCGCCTGGAAGTACCGCGCGTCCAATACCTCGGCGCGCTATGAGCCGGACTGGTCGCACTCCACGGCGATCGAAGTGGTGGTGTGGCTGATCCCCTGCCTGATCATCATTGCGCTGGGCATCATCACCTGGAAGTCCTCGCACGACCTGGACCCGTACAAGCCGCTCGAATCCAGCAAGAAGCCCGTCACCGTCGAGGTGGTGGCGCTGAACTGGAAGTGGCTGTTCATCTATCCGGAACTGAAGATCGCCACGGTCAACCAGATCGCCTTCCCGGTCGACACCCCGGTGAACTTCAAGATCACCTCGGATTCGATCATGAATTCGTTCTTCATCCCGCAACTGGGCAGCCAGGTGTACGCCATGGCAGGGATGGAGACCAAGCTCCACCTGATCGCCAACGAAGCCGGCTCTTACGACGGCGTATCCGCCAACTACAGCGGCGGCGGCTTCTCGGGCATGAAGTTCAAGGCGGTCGCCATGTCGAACTACGAGTTCGACCAGTGGGTCGCCAAGGTTCGCGCCTCGTCCACCGAACTGGGGGTTGAAGGCTACAAGACGCTGGCACAACCCAGCGAGAAGGAGCCGGTCACGTACTACGGCAAGGTGGAAGACAAGCTCTTCCACAACATCCTGCACAAGTACATGGACCACAGCGGCACGGCGCTCGCCGCCGACGGGTTCAAGGGCGGCCCGATCTGCACGTCGCGCAACACCCTCGGTGAAGAGCAGCTGTCGATGACCACGCCTGTGAAGGCGCTGGGCGCGCAATCCTAG
- a CDS encoding MaoC family dehydratase — protein MRTIASLEELEGLQGQEVAVSDWIEVTQQQVNQFADATGDHQWIHIDVERAKKESPYGGPIAHGFLTLSLLPKFMHNALHMPSKIGVNYGLNRVRFTAPVPVGSKLRARIKLLKVERLDPLPKSPELVGAQSTWEVTVEREGSDRPVCVAESITRRYG, from the coding sequence ATGCGTACCATCGCATCGCTGGAAGAACTGGAAGGCCTGCAGGGCCAGGAGGTCGCGGTCAGCGACTGGATCGAGGTGACCCAGCAGCAGGTCAACCAGTTTGCCGATGCCACCGGCGACCACCAGTGGATTCACATCGACGTGGAGCGCGCGAAGAAGGAGTCGCCCTATGGCGGCCCGATCGCGCACGGCTTCCTGACGCTGTCGCTGCTGCCCAAGTTCATGCACAACGCGCTGCACATGCCGTCGAAGATCGGCGTTAACTACGGCCTGAACCGCGTGCGCTTCACGGCACCCGTGCCGGTGGGCAGCAAGCTGCGCGCGCGCATCAAGCTGCTGAAGGTCGAGCGTCTCGATCCGCTGCCGAAGTCGCCCGAACTGGTTGGCGCACAGTCGACCTGGGAAGTCACGGTGGAGCGCGAAGGCAGCGACCGTCCGGTCTGTGTCGCCGAGTCGATCACGCGCCGCTACGGGTGA
- a CDS encoding MaoC family dehydratase yields the protein MLYFEDFEVGSRRELGSYLVTEEEILAFARQYDPQPFHIDKEAAARSIYGGVISSGWMTCSIMMRLLVLSTTGKSASMGSPGVDEIRWLKPVYAGDTLTVVLNVLDTRPSQSKPDRGVVHTQWEATNQRGELVCTVKGMGMYGRRPA from the coding sequence ATGCTGTATTTCGAGGACTTTGAAGTCGGCAGCCGCCGCGAACTGGGTTCGTACCTCGTCACCGAGGAAGAGATCCTGGCCTTTGCCCGCCAGTACGATCCGCAGCCGTTCCATATCGACAAGGAAGCCGCTGCCAGGAGCATCTATGGCGGCGTGATCTCGAGCGGCTGGATGACGTGCTCGATCATGATGCGGCTGCTGGTGCTGAGCACCACCGGCAAGTCGGCCAGCATGGGCTCGCCTGGCGTGGACGAGATCCGCTGGCTCAAGCCCGTCTACGCCGGCGACACGCTCACCGTCGTGCTGAATGTGCTCGATACCCGGCCGTCGCAGTCCAAGCCGGACCGCGGCGTGGTCCACACCCAGTGGGAAGCCACCAACCAGCGCGGCGAACTGGTCTGCACCGTCAAGGGCATGGGCATGTACGGCCGCCGCCCCGCTTAA
- a CDS encoding acyl-CoA dehydrogenase family protein, producing the protein MNFNLSDEQKQLADAVRRFIDKDYGFESRKQNYESAAGYGDAAWGSLVELGLTALPVPEAQGGFAGKALDMMVVQQELGRGLIVEPYLATVVGAYALGLAGGQDALLEQVAGGELKLTVAFNEPQARYELNNVRVTARDGKLNGRKTVVLHGGQADKLIVSARSSGAEADQDGISLFLVDARGAGVSIKDYRTIDNLRAADITFQDAPAQLLGEAGKAFPVIEQVADYAAVLLCAEAVGVMDTLNAATLEYAKTRQQFGVPIARFQALQHRMVEMFIHAEQSRSITLLAAARFEEVTPEERRRYVSAAKARVGQAARTVGQEAVQIHGGMGVTNELPAAHMFKRLTLINTTFGDVDHHLGRFAAQPGFQEAA; encoded by the coding sequence ATGAACTTCAATCTCAGCGACGAACAGAAGCAGCTGGCCGACGCCGTCCGCCGTTTCATCGACAAGGACTACGGCTTCGAGTCCCGCAAGCAGAACTACGAAAGCGCCGCCGGCTATGGCGACGCCGCCTGGGGCTCGCTGGTCGAGCTTGGCCTGACCGCGCTGCCGGTGCCGGAAGCGCAGGGCGGTTTCGCGGGCAAGGCCCTGGACATGATGGTGGTGCAGCAGGAGCTGGGCCGAGGCCTGATCGTGGAGCCGTACCTGGCCACGGTGGTGGGCGCCTACGCCCTGGGCCTGGCCGGTGGCCAGGATGCACTGCTGGAACAGGTCGCCGGCGGCGAACTGAAGCTGACCGTGGCCTTCAACGAGCCGCAGGCGCGCTATGAACTGAACAACGTGCGCGTCACCGCCCGCGACGGCAAGCTCAACGGCCGCAAGACCGTGGTGCTGCACGGCGGCCAGGCCGACAAGCTGATCGTGTCGGCCCGCAGCAGCGGTGCCGAAGCCGACCAGGACGGCATCTCGCTGTTCCTGGTGGATGCCAGGGGCGCCGGCGTCAGCATCAAGGACTACCGCACCATCGACAACCTGCGCGCGGCCGACATCACCTTCCAGGATGCCCCCGCGCAACTGCTGGGCGAAGCCGGCAAGGCCTTCCCGGTGATCGAGCAAGTGGCCGACTACGCTGCCGTGCTGCTGTGCGCCGAGGCCGTGGGCGTGATGGATACGCTCAATGCCGCCACGCTGGAATACGCCAAGACGCGCCAGCAGTTCGGCGTGCCGATCGCGCGCTTCCAGGCGCTGCAGCACCGCATGGTGGAGATGTTCATCCACGCCGAGCAGTCGCGCTCGATCACGCTGCTGGCCGCGGCACGCTTCGAAGAAGTAACGCCGGAAGAGCGCCGCCGCTATGTCTCCGCCGCCAAGGCGCGCGTGGGGCAGGCAGCGCGCACGGTTGGCCAGGAGGCAGTGCAGATCCACGGCGGCATGGGCGTGACCAACGAACTGCCGGCCGCGCACATGTTCAAGCGGCTGACGCTGATCAACACCACCTTCGGCGACGTGGATCACCACCTGGGCAGGTTCGCCGCCCAGCCGGGGTTCCAGGAAGCTGCCTGA
- a CDS encoding acyl-CoA dehydrogenase family protein, with translation MDLNYSASDNAFREEVRSWLEANLPADIRSKILNHRRPNRDDLVRWHKTLAGKGWSAPHWPVQYGGTGWNATQRHIWDEENARVGAPGVLPFGVAMVAPVIMKYGSEEQKSYYLPRILDCTDWWCQGYSEPGSGSDLASLKTRAELTSDGKHYIVNGQKTWTTLGQHADMIFCLVRTDPEAKKQEGISFLLIDMKTPGITVRPIIMLDEEHEVNEVFFDNVEVPVENRVGEENKGWTYAKYLLGHERTGIARVGNSKRELGFLKRVARQQQKNGKPLLEDPVFGAKVAALEIELMALEITVLRVVSSEAAGKGPGPEASMLKIKGTEIQQLLTELMVEAVGPYAQPFDTAYLECETEHAVTGYDDAAPLAAYYFNYRKTSIYGGSNEIQKNIISQMILGL, from the coding sequence ATGGATCTCAACTACTCGGCGTCCGACAACGCCTTCCGCGAGGAAGTGCGTAGCTGGCTCGAAGCCAACTTGCCGGCGGACATCCGCAGCAAGATTCTCAACCACCGCCGTCCGAACCGCGACGACCTGGTGCGCTGGCACAAGACCCTGGCCGGCAAGGGCTGGTCGGCACCGCACTGGCCCGTCCAGTACGGCGGCACCGGCTGGAACGCCACCCAGCGCCATATCTGGGATGAAGAGAACGCCCGCGTCGGCGCGCCCGGCGTGCTGCCGTTCGGTGTGGCGATGGTCGCGCCGGTGATCATGAAGTACGGCAGCGAAGAGCAAAAGTCGTACTACCTGCCGCGCATCCTGGACTGCACCGACTGGTGGTGCCAGGGCTATTCGGAGCCGGGCTCGGGCTCGGACCTGGCCTCGCTGAAGACCCGTGCCGAGCTGACTTCGGACGGCAAGCACTACATCGTCAACGGCCAGAAGACCTGGACCACGCTCGGCCAGCACGCCGACATGATCTTCTGCCTGGTGCGCACCGACCCCGAAGCCAAGAAGCAGGAGGGCATCTCGTTCCTGCTGATCGACATGAAGACCCCGGGCATCACCGTGCGCCCGATCATCATGCTCGACGAAGAGCATGAGGTGAACGAAGTCTTCTTCGACAACGTCGAGGTGCCGGTCGAGAACCGCGTCGGCGAAGAGAACAAGGGCTGGACCTACGCCAAGTACCTGCTGGGCCACGAGCGCACCGGGATCGCCCGCGTGGGCAACTCCAAGCGCGAGCTGGGCTTCCTCAAGCGCGTGGCGCGCCAGCAGCAGAAGAACGGCAAGCCGCTGCTGGAAGACCCGGTGTTCGGCGCCAAGGTGGCCGCGCTGGAAATCGAGCTGATGGCGCTGGAAATCACCGTGCTGCGCGTGGTCTCGAGCGAAGCGGCAGGCAAGGGCCCCGGCCCCGAGGCCTCGATGCTCAAGATCAAGGGCACCGAGATCCAGCAGCTGCTGACCGAGCTGATGGTCGAGGCCGTCGGCCCGTACGCGCAGCCGTTCGACACCGCCTACCTGGAGTGCGAGACCGAGCACGCCGTGACCGGCTACGACGACGCCGCGCCGCTGGCCGCGTACTACTTCAACTATCGCAAGACCTCCATCTATGGCGGGTCCAACGAAATTCAGAAGAACATCATCAGCCAGATGATTCTGGGGCTGTGA
- a CDS encoding DUF1178 family protein — MKVLDLRCAHDHGFEGWFASEEDAQSQISRDLVQCPVCGDHAVTRLPSAPRLNLSGATAREGSARPAQPAAAPETLQALYMKAVKQVLAQTEDVGDRFAEEARRMHYDEAPERGIRGSASAEEVQALAEEGIETFPLVVPDALKQTAH, encoded by the coding sequence ATGAAGGTGCTCGACCTGCGCTGCGCGCATGACCATGGTTTCGAGGGCTGGTTTGCCTCGGAAGAAGATGCGCAGTCGCAAATCTCGCGTGACCTCGTCCAATGCCCGGTCTGTGGCGACCACGCCGTGACGCGGCTGCCCAGCGCGCCGCGCCTGAACCTGTCGGGCGCGACCGCGCGCGAAGGCAGCGCCAGGCCGGCGCAGCCGGCTGCCGCACCGGAGACACTGCAAGCGCTCTATATGAAGGCAGTGAAGCAGGTGCTGGCACAGACCGAGGATGTTGGCGATCGCTTTGCCGAAGAGGCAAGGCGCATGCACTATGACGAGGCGCCGGAACGCGGCATTCGCGGTTCGGCCTCGGCGGAGGAGGTGCAGGCGCTGGCCGAAGAGGGCATCGAGACTTTCCCGCTCGTGGTGCCGGATGCGCTGAAGCAGACGGCTCACTGA
- a CDS encoding NUDIX domain-containing protein: MTDKIQRGTPPTAEPAGNDDALKEVCVASATVHRGKFLTLKQDIVRLPDGKQTGREYVVHPGAVMMIPLFSDGTVLMERQFRYPIGEVMLEFPAGKLDPEEGAQRCGERELLEETGYSAARWDYLTRIHPVISYSTEFIDIFLARDLTHGEAQLDDGEFIETFITPVGQVIDWVRSGRITDVKTIIGAFWLEKVISGAWQPGEQPLPHYAV, encoded by the coding sequence ATGACCGACAAGATCCAACGCGGCACCCCGCCTACCGCTGAACCCGCCGGGAACGACGACGCACTGAAGGAAGTGTGCGTCGCCTCGGCCACGGTCCATCGCGGCAAGTTCCTCACCCTCAAGCAAGATATCGTCAGGCTGCCGGACGGCAAGCAGACCGGGCGCGAGTACGTGGTCCATCCGGGCGCGGTGATGATGATCCCGCTGTTCAGCGACGGCACCGTGCTGATGGAGCGCCAGTTCCGCTATCCGATCGGCGAAGTGATGCTGGAATTCCCCGCCGGCAAGCTTGATCCGGAAGAGGGCGCGCAGCGCTGCGGCGAACGCGAACTGCTGGAGGAGACCGGCTACAGCGCGGCGCGCTGGGACTACCTGACGCGCATCCACCCGGTTATCTCGTATTCCACCGAGTTCATCGACATCTTCCTGGCGCGCGACCTGACGCATGGCGAGGCGCAGCTCGACGACGGCGAGTTCATCGAGACCTTCATCACGCCGGTGGGGCAGGTGATCGATTGGGTCCGCAGCGGCCGCATCACCGATGTAAAGACCATCATCGGCGCATTCTGGCTGGAAAAAGTGATCTCGGGTGCCTGGCAACCGGGCGAACAGCCGCTGCCGCATTACGCCGTATAG
- a CDS encoding DUF2818 family protein — MSASASGWFVILLALISANLPFVNQRLFVLIPLRRARKPLWLRLLELIVWFAVAGAAGFAVEASLGNAFPQGWQFYAITACMMLVFAFPGFTWQYLVKHRTA; from the coding sequence ATGAGCGCATCCGCAAGCGGCTGGTTTGTCATCCTGCTGGCACTGATCAGTGCGAACCTGCCGTTTGTGAACCAGCGCCTGTTCGTGCTGATCCCGCTGCGGCGGGCGCGCAAGCCGCTGTGGCTGCGCCTGCTGGAACTGATCGTATGGTTCGCGGTGGCGGGCGCCGCCGGCTTTGCGGTGGAGGCCAGCCTTGGCAACGCCTTCCCGCAGGGCTGGCAGTTTTATGCCATTACCGCGTGCATGATGCTGGTGTTTGCCTTCCCGGGCTTCACCTGGCAATACCTCGTCAAACACCGCACGGCCTGA
- the nuoN gene encoding NADH-quinone oxidoreductase subunit NuoN — translation MQTSSTLGPVAPIIFLAIAIGAVNWIDLARGKGKQSVAYPLSLLATLALTVWFGLNAAAGETHYAFANLVVIDPMANVLSAFCSAGLFVTLVYTRRYLADRDMFAGEFYQLALFTLGGQIVMITGNNFLTLYLGLELLSLSSYALVALRRESRVTSESAMKYFVLGALASGFLLYGISMMYGATGSLNLGEVFRVVESGRVNTTMLAFGVVFIVAGLSFKLGAAPFHMWIPDIYQGSPTAVTLLIAGGPKVAAFALFIRVLVEGLLPLANDWQMMLVVLSIISLAIGNLTAIVQSNLKRMLAYSTISHMGFVLLGLLSGVVANKADGAADAYSSAMFYSVTYLLTTLGTFGIILLRTNKGFEAETLEDLRGMSRRNPWFAFLMLVMMFSLAGIPPTVGFYAKLAVLDAVVKSGMTWLAVVAVLFSLIGAFYYLRIVKLMYFDAPAAEEELEATFGLRSMLSVNGAAVILLGIFPAALMNLCYQAIRSTLGS, via the coding sequence ATGCAAACGTCCTCGACACTCGGCCCCGTGGCGCCGATCATCTTCCTGGCGATCGCCATCGGCGCGGTCAACTGGATCGACCTTGCACGTGGCAAGGGCAAGCAAAGCGTGGCATATCCGCTGTCGCTGCTGGCCACGCTGGCGCTGACCGTCTGGTTCGGCCTGAATGCCGCCGCCGGCGAGACGCACTACGCGTTCGCCAACCTGGTCGTGATCGATCCGATGGCAAACGTGCTGTCCGCGTTCTGCTCTGCCGGCCTGTTCGTGACACTGGTCTACACGCGCCGCTATCTGGCGGATCGCGACATGTTTGCCGGCGAGTTCTACCAGCTCGCGCTGTTCACGCTGGGCGGCCAGATCGTGATGATCACCGGCAACAACTTCCTGACCCTGTACCTGGGCCTGGAGCTGCTGTCGCTGTCGTCGTACGCACTGGTGGCACTGCGCCGCGAATCGCGCGTGACCTCGGAATCGGCGATGAAGTACTTCGTGCTGGGCGCGCTGGCTTCGGGCTTCCTGCTGTACGGCATCTCGATGATGTATGGCGCCACCGGTTCGCTGAACCTGGGCGAAGTGTTCCGCGTGGTCGAGTCGGGCCGCGTCAACACCACCATGCTGGCCTTTGGCGTGGTCTTTATCGTCGCCGGCCTGTCGTTCAAGCTGGGTGCCGCGCCGTTCCACATGTGGATCCCGGACATCTACCAGGGTTCGCCGACCGCGGTGACGCTGCTGATCGCCGGCGGCCCGAAGGTTGCTGCTTTTGCGCTGTTTATCCGCGTGCTGGTGGAAGGCCTGCTGCCGCTGGCCAATGACTGGCAGATGATGCTGGTGGTGCTGTCGATCATCTCGCTGGCCATCGGCAACCTGACCGCCATCGTGCAGAGCAACCTGAAGCGGATGCTGGCGTACTCGACCATCTCGCACATGGGCTTCGTGCTGCTGGGCCTGCTGTCGGGCGTGGTCGCCAACAAGGCTGACGGCGCCGCCGATGCGTACAGCTCGGCGATGTTCTACTCGGTGACCTACCTGCTGACCACGCTGGGCACTTTCGGCATCATCCTGCTGCGCACGAACAAGGGTTTCGAGGCCGAGACCCTGGAAGACCTGAGGGGCATGTCGCGCCGCAACCCGTGGTTCGCGTTCCTGATGCTGGTGATGATGTTCTCGCTGGCCGGCATTCCGCCGACCGTGGGCTTCTATGCCAAGCTGGCCGTGCTGGATGCGGTGGTCAAGTCGGGCATGACCTGGCTGGCCGTGGTGGCCGTGCTGTTCTCGCTGATCGGCGCGTTCTATTACCTGCGTATCGTCAAGCTGATGTACTTCGATGCGCCCGCTGCTGAAGAAGAGCTGGAAGCAACCTTTGGCCTGCGCTCGATGCTGAGCGTGAACGGCGCCGCGGTGATCCTGCTGGGTATTTTCCCGGCCGCGCTGATGAACCTGTGCTACCAGGCCATCCGCTCGACCCTGGGTTCCTGA